In Herbaspirillum seropedicae, a single window of DNA contains:
- the benC gene encoding benzoate 1,2-dioxygenase electron transfer component BenC: MSSYRIALNFEDGVTRIIDCGAKEKVLDAAFRNRINLPMDCSDGVCGTCKCRAESGLYDLGDDYIDDALSSDEAGAGMVLTCQMVPQSDCVIAVPVASTACKTGTASFTGKVAGLSDLGGAAFELVLEAPANAPAFLPGQYVNIGVPGSGQHRSYSFSSPSGASRMSFLIKNVPGGLMSNWLAGASEGATLELTGPLGSFYLRPVKRPVLMLAGGTGLAPFLSMLEELAQQGLDQPVHLIYGVTRDQDLVLVERLQALADRLPGFSFTTCVADPATTHARQGYVTQHMPAAVLHDGNVDVYLCGPPPMVEAVQKHFQATGMQPASFYYEKFASSQPAVASASAAAAAAAAV, from the coding sequence ATGAGCAGCTATCGCATCGCCTTGAATTTCGAGGATGGGGTGACCCGCATCATTGATTGCGGCGCCAAGGAAAAAGTCCTGGATGCGGCCTTCCGCAATCGCATCAACCTGCCCATGGATTGTTCCGACGGCGTCTGCGGCACCTGCAAGTGCCGCGCCGAGAGCGGCCTCTACGACCTGGGCGATGACTACATCGACGATGCGCTCAGCAGCGACGAAGCCGGTGCAGGCATGGTGCTGACCTGCCAGATGGTGCCGCAGTCCGACTGCGTCATCGCCGTGCCGGTCGCCTCGACCGCCTGCAAGACTGGCACCGCCAGTTTCACCGGCAAGGTGGCCGGACTCAGCGACCTGGGGGGCGCGGCCTTTGAACTGGTGCTGGAGGCGCCGGCCAATGCACCGGCCTTCCTGCCCGGACAGTACGTCAACATCGGCGTGCCGGGCAGTGGCCAGCACCGTTCCTATTCGTTCAGCTCGCCCTCGGGCGCGAGCCGCATGAGTTTCCTCATCAAGAACGTCCCCGGCGGCTTGATGAGCAACTGGCTGGCCGGCGCCAGCGAGGGGGCTACGCTGGAGCTGACCGGGCCGCTGGGCAGCTTCTACCTGCGACCGGTCAAGCGTCCGGTGCTGATGCTGGCCGGCGGTACCGGGCTGGCGCCTTTCCTGTCGATGCTGGAGGAACTGGCGCAGCAAGGACTGGATCAGCCGGTCCACCTGATCTATGGCGTCACCCGCGACCAGGACCTGGTGCTGGTGGAGCGTCTGCAAGCGCTGGCGGATCGTCTGCCCGGCTTCAGCTTCACCACCTGCGTGGCCGATCCCGCCACCACCCATGCACGCCAGGGCTATGTGACCCAGCACATGCCCGCTGCGGTGCTGCACGATGGCAATGTGGACGTCTACCTGTGCGGCCCGCCGCCGATGGTGGAGGCGGTGCAGAAGCACTTCCAGGCCACGGGCATGCAGCCGGCCAGCTTCTATTACGAGAAGTTCGCCTCCAGCCAGCCGGCGGTGGCCTCAGCGTCGGCAGCGGCGGCAGCGGCGGCTGCAGTATGA
- the benB gene encoding benzoate 1,2-dioxygenase small subunit — protein MSQSTSLNAICAFLYREARYLDERQWEQWLELYAPDVEYWMPAWDDDDQITEDPQREISLMYYANRDGLEDRVFRIKTERSSASMPEPRTSHMIANVEVLDEQGDVVEVRYNFHTLSHRYKITDQFFGTVLATLRKVEGGFVIARKKIVLKNDYIRQVIDVYHV, from the coding sequence ATGAGCCAGTCCACCTCACTCAATGCCATCTGCGCCTTCCTCTACCGTGAAGCCCGCTACCTGGACGAGCGCCAGTGGGAGCAATGGCTGGAGCTGTACGCGCCCGACGTCGAATACTGGATGCCGGCCTGGGACGATGACGACCAGATCACCGAAGACCCCCAGCGCGAGATCTCGCTGATGTACTACGCCAACCGCGATGGCCTGGAAGACCGCGTCTTCCGCATCAAGACCGAGCGTTCCAGCGCCTCCATGCCGGAGCCGCGCACCAGCCACATGATCGCCAATGTCGAGGTCCTGGACGAGCAGGGCGACGTCGTGGAGGTGCGCTACAACTTCCACACCCTGTCGCACCGCTACAAGATCACCGACCAGTTCTTCGGCACCGTGCTGGCCACGTTGCGCAAGGTCGAGGGCGGCTTCGTCATCGCCCGCAAGAAGATCGTGCTGAAGAATGACTATATCCGCCAGGTCATCGACGTCTATCACGTCTGA
- the benD gene encoding benzoate diol dehydrogenase BenD codes for MKSRFAGKVVVVTGAAQGILRGVALGIAEEGGQVLLVDRAEFVHDVAAEAAGGRGKGLVADLESYAGAQAAMDEAVQRYGRIDILINGVGGAIRMRPYAQYTPTQIDAEIRRSLMPTLYGCHAVLPQLLQQGRGVIVNVSSNATRGIRRVPYSAAKGGVNALTAALAMEYGELGIRVVATAPGGTQAPPRRVPRNPEGDSQQEQMWMQEAVQQVTGSNYFKRYSTLEEQIAPILFLASDDASYITGAVLPVAGGDNG; via the coding sequence ATGAAAAGCCGCTTCGCCGGCAAGGTCGTCGTGGTCACCGGCGCCGCCCAGGGCATTCTGCGCGGCGTGGCGCTGGGCATTGCCGAAGAGGGCGGCCAGGTGCTGCTGGTGGACCGCGCCGAGTTCGTCCATGACGTGGCCGCGGAGGCCGCCGGTGGACGCGGCAAGGGCCTGGTCGCCGACCTGGAAAGCTATGCCGGCGCGCAGGCGGCCATGGACGAGGCGGTGCAGCGGTATGGCCGCATCGATATCCTCATCAATGGGGTGGGCGGGGCCATCCGCATGCGTCCCTATGCCCAATACACGCCGACCCAGATCGACGCCGAGATCCGCCGCTCGCTCATGCCCACGCTCTATGGCTGCCACGCGGTACTGCCGCAGTTGTTGCAGCAGGGCCGGGGCGTGATCGTCAATGTGTCGTCCAACGCTACGCGCGGGATTCGCCGCGTGCCGTATTCGGCGGCCAAGGGCGGCGTCAATGCCCTGACCGCAGCGCTGGCCATGGAGTACGGCGAACTCGGCATTCGCGTGGTGGCGACCGCGCCCGGCGGTACCCAGGCCCCGCCGCGCCGGGTGCCACGCAATCCGGAGGGGGACAGCCAGCAGGAACAGATGTGGATGCAAGAAGCCGTGCAACAGGTCACCGGTTCCAATTACTTCAAGCGCTATTCCACGCTGGAAGAGCAGATCGCACCCATCCTCTTTCTCGCCTCCGACGACGCCAGCTACATCACCGGTGCAGTGCTGCCGGTGGCGGGCGGCGACAACGGTTGA
- a CDS encoding Rieske 2Fe-2S domain-containing protein — protein sequence MNTTAAADRYDELDTLLQSALQEDKDNGVFRCRRDIFTNPDLFELEMKHLFESNWVYLAHESQIPEINDYYTTWIGRQPVVITRDKSGQLNAVINACAHKGAMLCRRKHGNKSSFTCPFHGWTFSNSGKLLKVKDEKTTEYPVSFNKNGSHDLTRVARFQSYRGFLFGSLSEDVLPLEEYLGETRVIIDQIVDQAPNGLEVLRGNSSYLYDGNWKMQMENGCDGYHVSSVHWNYAATMSRRKEGGTKATDANNWSKAVAGVYGFENGHILLWTNTLNPEVRPIWNQREELAARVGQARADTIVAQTRNLCLYPNVFLMDQFGTQIRVARPISVDKTEISIFCFAPKGESEEDRRVRIRQYEDFFNVSGMGTADDLEEFRACQAGYAGSAVRWNDMSRGAPLWKEGPDENARKMGMHPKLSGERSEDEGLFVCQHHYWTEQMRKAVKKERAAAQQGSQQGAQA from the coding sequence ATGAACACCACCGCCGCCGCCGATCGGTATGACGAGCTCGACACCCTGCTGCAGAGCGCCCTGCAGGAAGACAAGGACAATGGCGTCTTCCGCTGCCGTCGCGACATCTTCACCAACCCCGACCTGTTCGAACTGGAGATGAAGCACCTGTTCGAATCGAACTGGGTCTACCTGGCCCATGAAAGCCAGATCCCCGAGATCAACGATTACTACACCACCTGGATCGGCCGCCAGCCGGTGGTCATCACCCGCGACAAGAGCGGCCAGCTCAACGCCGTCATCAACGCCTGCGCCCACAAGGGGGCCATGCTGTGCCGGCGCAAGCACGGCAACAAGAGCAGCTTCACCTGTCCCTTCCACGGCTGGACCTTTTCCAACAGCGGCAAGCTGCTCAAGGTCAAGGATGAGAAGACCACCGAGTATCCGGTCTCCTTCAACAAGAATGGCTCCCACGACCTGACCCGTGTGGCGCGTTTCCAGAGCTATCGCGGCTTCCTCTTCGGCAGCCTCTCCGAGGACGTGCTGCCGCTGGAAGAGTACCTGGGCGAGACCCGTGTGATCATCGACCAGATCGTCGACCAGGCCCCCAATGGCCTGGAAGTCCTGCGCGGCAACTCCAGCTACCTCTACGACGGCAACTGGAAGATGCAGATGGAAAACGGCTGCGATGGCTACCACGTCAGCTCGGTCCACTGGAACTATGCCGCTACCATGAGCCGCCGCAAGGAAGGCGGCACCAAGGCCACCGACGCCAACAACTGGAGCAAGGCGGTGGCCGGGGTGTATGGCTTCGAGAATGGCCACATCCTGCTGTGGACCAATACCCTGAACCCCGAAGTGCGCCCGATCTGGAACCAGCGCGAAGAATTGGCGGCCCGCGTGGGCCAGGCGCGCGCCGATACCATCGTGGCCCAGACCCGCAACCTGTGCCTGTATCCCAACGTGTTCCTGATGGACCAGTTCGGCACGCAGATCCGCGTGGCCCGTCCCATCAGCGTGGACAAGACCGAGATCAGCATCTTCTGCTTCGCTCCCAAGGGCGAGAGCGAGGAAGACCGCCGCGTGCGCATCCGCCAGTACGAGGACTTCTTCAACGTCTCCGGCATGGGCACGGCGGACGACCTGGAAGAATTCCGCGCCTGCCAGGCTGGCTATGCCGGTTCGGCCGTGCGCTGGAATGACATGAGCCGCGGCGCGCCGCTGTGGAAGGAAGGTCCGGACGAGAACGCCCGCAAGATGGGCATGCACCCCAAGTTGAGCGGTGAGCGCAGCGAAGACGAAGGCCTGTTCGTCTGCCAGCACCACTACTGGACCGAACAGATGCGCAAGGCTGTGAAGAAGGAACGCGCCGCTGCACAGCAGGGATCACAACAAGGAGCACAAGCATGA
- the catA gene encoding catechol 1,2-dioxygenase yields MAAKIFSTREVQDFLRLASGLDTEGGNPRTKQIVHRILSDLFKTIEDLEITSDEYWAGVAYINRLGTAHEAGLLSPGLGLDRFLDMRMDAEDAALGIAGGTPRTIEGPLYVAGAPVEQGFARLDDGSDKSGQTIIMHGTVYGADGKPMPGAQVEVWHANTKGFYSHFDPTGEQKPFNMRRTIITDAQGRYKFRSIMPTAYGCPPAGPTQGLLNALGRHGNRPAHIHFFVTAEGHRKLTTQINIEGDPLIYDDFAYATREGLVPPLVERTDAASIKAEGLEGPFAEIVFDIKLTSLVNGADNQIVDRPRLAA; encoded by the coding sequence ATGGCAGCCAAGATTTTCAGCACCCGCGAAGTACAAGATTTCCTGCGCCTGGCCAGTGGCCTGGACACCGAAGGCGGCAACCCGCGCACCAAGCAGATCGTCCACCGCATCCTGTCCGACCTGTTCAAGACCATCGAAGACCTGGAAATCACTTCCGACGAATACTGGGCCGGCGTGGCCTACATCAACCGCCTGGGCACGGCCCACGAAGCCGGCCTGCTCTCACCGGGCCTGGGCCTGGACCGCTTCCTGGACATGCGCATGGATGCCGAAGACGCCGCCCTGGGCATCGCCGGCGGCACCCCGCGCACCATCGAAGGTCCGCTGTACGTGGCCGGCGCGCCGGTAGAACAGGGCTTCGCCCGCCTGGACGATGGCAGCGACAAGTCCGGCCAGACCATCATCATGCACGGCACCGTCTACGGCGCCGATGGCAAGCCCATGCCGGGCGCCCAGGTCGAGGTCTGGCACGCCAACACCAAGGGCTTTTATTCGCACTTCGACCCGACCGGTGAACAGAAGCCCTTCAACATGCGCCGCACCATCATCACCGATGCCCAGGGCCGCTACAAATTCCGCAGCATCATGCCGACCGCCTACGGCTGCCCGCCGGCCGGCCCCACCCAGGGCTTGCTCAATGCCCTGGGCCGCCACGGCAACCGTCCGGCGCACATCCACTTCTTCGTCACTGCCGAAGGCCATCGCAAGCTGACCACCCAGATCAACATCGAAGGCGATCCGCTGATCTACGACGACTTCGCCTACGCCACCCGCGAAGGCCTGGTGCCGCCGCTGGTGGAGCGCACCGACGCCGCCAGCATCAAGGCCGAAGGACTGGAGGGGCCGTTCGCCGAGATCGTCTTCGACATCAAGCTGACTTCGTTGGTCAACGGCGCCGACAACCAGATCGTCGACCGTCCGCGCCTGGCAGCCTGA